A DNA window from Antricoccus suffuscus contains the following coding sequences:
- a CDS encoding SDR family NAD(P)-dependent oxidoreductase → MRVTGSRVVITGASSGIGYATARLLARRGCDLVLTGRDEHRLEALSARVNGQYVVADLASAEELCTLGNRLLAGEVPDLIVFAAGIGMAAHASAHADDAVERLLAVNLLAPMRLTRMLLPTMIRRRHGHLVFVSSIAGALGVPMESAYSASKGGLTLFADSLRGEIAGSGVGVTTVLPGVVDTEFFRNRGVPYQRRVPRPIPPMRVAKATVRAVERERGQVVTPRWLRGPIVVRALAPTTYDRLANRLSGQRPQ, encoded by the coding sequence ATGCGGGTGACAGGAAGCCGCGTCGTCATCACCGGTGCGTCGTCTGGCATCGGCTACGCGACGGCCCGGTTGCTGGCACGTCGCGGATGTGACCTGGTGCTGACAGGTCGCGACGAGCATCGCCTGGAAGCGTTGTCCGCCCGGGTCAATGGCCAGTACGTCGTCGCAGACCTCGCGTCGGCCGAAGAGCTCTGCACGCTCGGGAACCGCTTGCTGGCTGGCGAAGTGCCCGATCTGATTGTCTTTGCAGCTGGCATCGGGATGGCCGCGCACGCGAGCGCACATGCCGACGATGCGGTCGAGCGTCTGCTCGCGGTCAACCTCCTCGCGCCGATGCGGCTGACGCGAATGTTGTTGCCTACGATGATCCGGCGACGTCACGGGCACCTCGTCTTCGTCAGCTCGATTGCCGGTGCTCTTGGCGTGCCTATGGAGTCGGCGTATTCCGCGAGCAAGGGCGGGCTCACGCTCTTCGCCGACAGTCTCCGCGGCGAGATCGCCGGAAGTGGCGTCGGTGTCACGACCGTACTGCCCGGGGTGGTCGACACGGAGTTCTTCCGGAACCGAGGCGTGCCCTACCAGCGGCGCGTGCCGCGCCCGATCCCTCCCATGCGGGTCGCCAAGGCCACTGTGCGTGCCGTGGAACGCGAGCGCGGCCAGGTCGTCACGCCGCGCTGGTTGCGCGGCCCGATCGTCGTGCGGGCGCTCGCACCCACCACGTATGACCGCC
- a CDS encoding DMT family transporter — protein sequence MEITDLAIGVPAAIAAAAAFGLAGYLQHGAARKTTDRRALRPGLLLDLLRFKQFQWSIVLSGAGFGLQVLALRFAPLSVVQPLLVTGVLFYLGFAALARHHRIDNGLVLGALMALVGLSVFLLVARPSEGTAQFHGSAALPLGLALVVVVLVCLAIASRLSDEVRALPFAVATAVFYGVTAALIRSLLATVSWSTLFTHWQLYAVIVVAPAGFLLNQNAFQVGSLGAVAVATITVGDPIVAIGAGVAWLGESLGGGPASTVIEIFALMLMAVGVAVLTRRSQHIADQIRERAEVAAPPKEAESCG from the coding sequence GTGGAGATCACCGATCTCGCCATCGGCGTACCGGCCGCAATCGCGGCTGCGGCGGCGTTTGGGTTGGCCGGCTACCTGCAACACGGGGCCGCACGGAAGACGACCGATCGGCGCGCGCTGCGGCCGGGACTGTTGCTCGACCTACTGCGGTTCAAGCAGTTCCAGTGGAGCATTGTGCTCAGCGGTGCCGGCTTTGGCCTACAAGTGCTCGCTCTCCGGTTCGCGCCACTGTCAGTCGTCCAGCCGCTGTTGGTGACCGGCGTCCTTTTCTACCTAGGGTTCGCGGCGCTGGCACGGCACCATCGCATCGACAACGGACTAGTACTCGGCGCACTCATGGCGCTGGTAGGGCTGAGTGTTTTTCTGCTCGTCGCCCGACCATCCGAAGGTACCGCGCAGTTCCACGGCTCGGCAGCCCTCCCTCTCGGGCTGGCGCTTGTCGTCGTCGTACTCGTCTGCCTTGCGATCGCGTCCCGGCTATCAGACGAGGTCCGAGCGTTGCCGTTCGCAGTGGCAACCGCGGTGTTCTACGGCGTCACAGCGGCGCTCATTCGGAGCCTGTTGGCTACGGTCAGCTGGTCTACTTTGTTTACGCACTGGCAGTTATACGCCGTCATCGTCGTCGCGCCGGCGGGCTTTCTGCTCAATCAAAACGCATTTCAGGTCGGATCTCTCGGCGCCGTGGCGGTCGCCACGATCACCGTTGGCGATCCGATCGTGGCCATCGGCGCCGGCGTCGCCTGGCTTGGCGAGTCACTCGGGGGCGGCCCGGCTAGCACCGTCATAGAGATATTCGCGCTCATGCTCATGGCTGTCGGCGTCGCCGTACTGACCCGACGGTCGCAGCACATCGCGGACCAGATACGCGAGCGTGCGGAGGTCGCCGCTCCGCCAAAGGAGGCAGAGTCATGCGGGTGA
- a CDS encoding wax ester/triacylglycerol synthase domain-containing protein: MVDAPHDASTADRAATSNQGARQSRTSYADPTASPPHNPRRVLVLSADIGGGHNATADAIEEAVRRRWRGSEIKRLDTLDVMGRGIGRLFRRIYVSNVETTPWLYEFFYASLWRHRWFAHASKRFTGSWAGRRLIGPINEFDPDLIISTYPFGSAGVAWLRRHRALTVPAAAYVSDFAPHPFWAYHELDANFVMHEGAEAVARAAEPGSSAAVCAPPVTAAFHPGEATTARAAIGARPDAFVVVVACGSLAFGDTTETVRAVLDASLEVQVIALCGRNEPTLAVLQDLALPAERLLALGWVEDMPPVYQAADLVITNAGGATALEALATGVPVLMYSPIAAHGIANAELMVVAGLADLVITQQQLTAYVRSVLSHPYRLDDLRLKASVHVETHSLDETLDAIAAPAAHQAATQQPTSRRPWPMRPSDAFFAYAGNSGTDQVLGAVLELDPLPTGQSPTLEEVRRAMAARVSLPPLRRLLVRDPRPGWRRADRVDVAQHIDELVMSAAVSDAEMADAIGEFWSTPLPDDRPAWRMRLFHGQSDGRSVLAVQEHHCQGDGISALGLLDRLLDADPDDPLRERRPARAAGKSGQGGARLLVRGIWSLATRGRPPRHPLNALPTGAGRTLVRVAFPAADLRRVARAHGASSQEAIVGIAADALGRVLRERELVDDTKPLRAMVPIAMRLPKLDRLFGNWTGTVTIDLPIDAMPTGQRIAAVQAQLRDRIRRGEPQGAEAVMRVAGHLGQPVHRLFARTVYNRRFLSTIVSFMPAWPGPRWCAGARVAATYPVVPLTDGVPVTIGAIVADQVTGVALLLDRTLEIAPDSAKRALEAAIADAQRSAG; encoded by the coding sequence TTGGTCGATGCACCGCACGACGCGTCAACAGCGGATCGAGCCGCCACATCCAACCAGGGGGCCCGCCAATCACGTACGTCGTACGCCGACCCAACCGCATCACCACCTCATAACCCACGCCGTGTCCTGGTCCTGTCCGCCGATATCGGCGGTGGACACAATGCAACCGCCGATGCGATCGAAGAAGCCGTACGACGGCGGTGGCGCGGCAGCGAGATCAAGCGGCTCGACACTCTCGATGTGATGGGCCGTGGCATCGGCCGACTGTTTCGCAGGATCTACGTATCCAATGTCGAGACAACGCCGTGGCTCTACGAGTTCTTCTACGCTTCGCTGTGGCGGCATCGCTGGTTTGCGCACGCGTCGAAGCGGTTCACCGGCAGCTGGGCCGGGCGCCGGCTGATCGGCCCGATCAACGAGTTCGACCCGGACCTGATCATCTCGACCTATCCCTTTGGCAGCGCCGGAGTCGCCTGGCTGCGACGGCATCGCGCGCTGACCGTCCCGGCCGCGGCGTACGTCTCCGACTTCGCCCCACACCCGTTCTGGGCCTACCACGAGCTGGACGCCAACTTCGTGATGCATGAGGGCGCCGAGGCGGTGGCACGTGCCGCCGAGCCCGGATCCTCCGCAGCCGTCTGTGCGCCACCGGTTACCGCCGCGTTTCACCCGGGAGAGGCGACGACTGCCCGGGCCGCGATTGGTGCGCGGCCGGACGCATTCGTCGTGGTTGTCGCGTGCGGCAGCCTCGCGTTCGGCGACACCACCGAGACGGTCCGAGCAGTCCTCGACGCTTCGCTTGAGGTACAGGTGATCGCGCTCTGCGGGCGCAACGAGCCGACCCTCGCCGTGCTGCAAGACCTCGCTCTTCCCGCCGAGCGCCTCCTCGCCCTTGGCTGGGTCGAGGACATGCCACCGGTCTATCAGGCCGCCGACCTCGTCATCACCAACGCCGGCGGCGCGACCGCCCTCGAAGCACTCGCGACCGGCGTACCAGTCCTGATGTATTCCCCCATCGCGGCGCACGGCATCGCCAACGCCGAGCTCATGGTGGTCGCAGGCCTGGCCGACCTGGTCATCACTCAGCAACAACTGACGGCGTACGTGCGATCCGTTCTCAGCCACCCCTACCGGCTCGATGACCTGCGCCTCAAGGCAAGCGTGCACGTCGAGACCCACTCACTCGACGAAACGCTCGACGCGATCGCCGCACCCGCTGCCCACCAAGCCGCCACCCAACAACCGACGTCGCGTCGACCTTGGCCCATGCGACCGTCGGACGCGTTCTTCGCGTACGCCGGGAACAGCGGCACCGATCAGGTGCTCGGCGCCGTACTCGAACTCGACCCGCTCCCCACGGGACAGTCGCCGACGCTGGAGGAGGTACGGCGCGCGATGGCTGCCCGGGTCAGTCTCCCGCCGCTACGCCGGTTGCTGGTGCGCGATCCGCGACCGGGATGGCGGCGCGCCGATCGCGTCGACGTCGCGCAGCATATCGACGAACTCGTCATGTCCGCTGCGGTCAGTGATGCCGAGATGGCCGACGCTATCGGAGAGTTTTGGTCCACACCACTGCCCGATGACCGCCCGGCGTGGCGGATGCGCCTGTTCCACGGACAGTCCGACGGCCGCAGCGTCCTGGCGGTCCAGGAGCATCACTGTCAGGGTGACGGGATCTCGGCACTCGGACTCCTGGACAGGCTGCTCGATGCCGATCCCGACGATCCGCTACGCGAACGCCGGCCGGCACGTGCGGCGGGCAAGTCCGGCCAGGGTGGTGCCCGGCTGCTCGTGCGCGGCATCTGGAGCCTTGCGACCCGAGGCCGACCGCCGCGACACCCGCTCAACGCGCTGCCGACCGGCGCAGGTCGGACTCTCGTGCGCGTTGCGTTCCCGGCTGCGGATCTGCGTCGCGTGGCACGCGCGCACGGAGCGAGCTCGCAAGAGGCGATCGTCGGCATCGCGGCCGATGCACTTGGTCGTGTGCTGCGCGAGCGGGAGCTGGTAGACGATACGAAGCCGCTGCGCGCGATGGTGCCGATCGCCATGCGGCTGCCCAAGCTCGACCGCCTTTTCGGCAACTGGACCGGGACGGTGACGATCGACCTGCCGATCGACGCGATGCCTACCGGGCAACGGATCGCGGCGGTCCAGGCGCAGTTGCGTGACCGCATCCGGCGCGGCGAACCGCAGGGTGCCGAAGCGGTGATGCGCGTCGCCGGTCACCTCGGCCAACCAGTGCATCGGTTGTTTGCCAGGACCGTCTACAACCGCCGGTTCCTGAGCACGATCGTGTCGTTCATGCCCGCTTGGCCCGGGCCTAGGTGGTGTGCCGGAGCGCGAGTCGCGGCCACCTACCCGGTCGTGCCTCTGACGGACGGTGTGCCGGTCACGATCGGCGCCATCGTCGCGGATCAGGTGACCGGGGTGGCACTGCTGCTAGACCGCACGCTTGAAATAGCGCCTGACTCGGCGAAGCGCGCTCTTGAGGCAGCGATCGCCGACGCGCAGAGATCGGCTGGCTGA
- the cysK gene encoding cysteine synthase A, whose product MPVYESLTEVVGRTPLLALNRLAPENPARLLAKLEFYNPLSSIKDRTGLSIVRAAEADGRLKPGGTIVEATSGNTGIALAWIGAALGYRVVLVLPDDMSNERLLLLRALGAEVEFTPGADGMAGANQRAGEIIEADPTAFLSGQGGNPANPAIHEATTGPEIWADTDGKVDVIVAATGTGGSLSGTGRFLRTKNPDVKVIGVEPDEAPVLNGGEWQPHKIQGITGGNGVPPTTDMELIDEVVRIPEDTAIEVAREAMRVEGLMVGISSGAVLEAMRRLGQRPELKSKTIVGILADTGERYLSTELFDHVRS is encoded by the coding sequence ATGCCTGTATACGAAAGCCTGACCGAGGTCGTCGGTCGTACTCCCCTACTCGCGCTCAATCGGCTCGCACCAGAGAACCCGGCGCGACTGCTGGCCAAGCTCGAGTTCTACAACCCGCTGTCGAGTATCAAAGACCGAACCGGTCTGTCGATCGTGCGCGCGGCCGAGGCCGACGGGCGGCTTAAGCCGGGCGGCACGATCGTCGAGGCGACCTCTGGCAACACCGGCATCGCACTCGCCTGGATCGGCGCCGCCCTCGGCTATCGCGTCGTGCTGGTCCTGCCGGACGATATGTCGAACGAGCGGCTTCTCCTGCTGCGCGCGCTAGGCGCCGAGGTCGAATTCACGCCGGGCGCCGACGGTATGGCCGGCGCCAACCAACGAGCGGGCGAGATCATCGAAGCCGATCCGACCGCGTTCCTCTCGGGCCAGGGCGGCAACCCCGCCAATCCGGCGATCCACGAGGCAACGACCGGGCCGGAAATCTGGGCCGACACCGACGGCAAGGTCGACGTCATCGTCGCCGCTACCGGCACCGGCGGCAGCCTATCGGGAACGGGCCGTTTCCTGCGCACCAAGAACCCTGACGTAAAGGTCATCGGCGTCGAACCCGACGAGGCGCCCGTGCTCAACGGTGGCGAATGGCAGCCGCACAAAATCCAGGGCATCACCGGCGGCAACGGCGTACCGCCGACCACGGACATGGAACTGATCGACGAAGTTGTCCGGATCCCCGAGGACACGGCAATCGAGGTCGCGCGTGAGGCGATGCGAGTCGAGGGCTTGATGGTAGGTATCTCGTCCGGGGCCGTATTGGAAGCCATGCGTCGACTCGGTCAGCGTCCCGAGTTGAAGAGCAAGACGATCGTCGGCATCCTCGCGGACACCGGCGAACGGTATCTGTCCACGGAGCTCTTCGACCACGTCCGGTCGTAA
- a CDS encoding CpaF family protein, whose amino-acid sequence MAFQTVDELVDSEVRELIRRRGVDPLTEPVRVRELIDEVLSDYADRALSSPLPPLADPLSLAKRVHDGVAGFGPLQVLLDDPEVEEVWINQPNRVFAARRGVSELTTVVLTQPQLEQLVERMLRTSGRRLDLSAPFVDALMPDGSRLHVVIPDVTRRHMAVNIRKFVVRAHHLRELVALGTMTRQAAAFLEAAMVAGLNVIVAGGTQAGKTTLLNCLCASIPARERVITVEEVFELRIPLPDVISMQTRQASLEGTGEISLRRLVKEALRMRPSRIIVGEVRQDEALDMLIALNSGVPGAGSVHANSAREAVQKLCTLPLLAGENISSAFVVPTVATAIDVVVHLRNEASGQRRVREIVALSGRTEASMVEMTDIFHTRDGQLVRADGYPPHLDRFERAGIDVQALLSDSYPRSTDGLLLSSSESGRKAHG is encoded by the coding sequence ATGGCATTTCAGACAGTCGACGAGCTGGTCGACTCAGAGGTACGTGAGCTCATCCGGCGGCGGGGCGTCGACCCGCTGACCGAGCCGGTGCGCGTGCGCGAGCTCATCGATGAGGTCCTGAGCGACTATGCCGACCGCGCCTTGAGCTCGCCGTTGCCGCCGCTTGCAGATCCACTGTCGCTCGCCAAGCGGGTGCACGACGGAGTCGCCGGATTCGGTCCATTGCAGGTGCTGCTGGATGACCCCGAAGTAGAAGAGGTTTGGATCAACCAGCCCAACCGAGTGTTCGCTGCGCGTCGGGGCGTCAGTGAGCTGACCACCGTCGTGCTCACACAGCCGCAGCTTGAGCAACTGGTCGAACGGATGCTGCGCACCTCCGGACGCAGGCTCGATCTTTCCGCGCCGTTCGTAGATGCGCTGATGCCGGACGGCAGCCGGTTGCATGTCGTCATCCCAGACGTGACGCGGCGCCATATGGCAGTCAACATACGCAAGTTCGTGGTCAGGGCGCATCACCTGAGGGAACTCGTTGCTCTTGGCACGATGACCCGGCAGGCGGCAGCGTTTCTCGAGGCGGCCATGGTCGCGGGACTCAACGTGATAGTCGCCGGCGGAACTCAAGCCGGAAAAACGACACTCTTGAACTGTCTTTGTGCGTCGATTCCAGCCCGCGAGCGGGTAATCACCGTCGAGGAAGTGTTCGAACTGCGCATCCCGCTGCCGGACGTCATCTCGATGCAAACCCGTCAGGCAAGCCTCGAGGGCACCGGTGAGATCTCCTTACGCCGGCTCGTAAAGGAGGCGCTCCGGATGCGGCCATCACGCATCATCGTGGGCGAGGTGCGTCAGGATGAAGCGCTCGACATGCTCATCGCTTTAAATAGCGGCGTTCCAGGCGCCGGATCGGTGCATGCCAACTCGGCGCGCGAAGCCGTGCAAAAGCTCTGTACGCTTCCTTTGCTAGCAGGGGAGAACATTTCGTCGGCGTTTGTCGTGCCGACCGTCGCGACCGCTATCGACGTGGTCGTGCATCTGCGCAATGAGGCCTCCGGCCAGCGACGAGTGCGCGAGATCGTCGCGCTCAGCGGTCGCACCGAGGCGTCGATGGTTGAGATGACGGACATCTTCCATACCCGCGATGGTCAGCTGGTACGCGCCGACGGGTACCCGCCACATCTAGACCGATTCGAACGCGCCGGGATCGACGTACAGGCGCTGCTTTCTGACAGTTATCCGCGCTCGACCGACGGGCTTTTGCTCAGCAGCAGCGAATCGGGGCGTAAGGCACATGGGTGA
- a CDS encoding type II secretion system F family protein yields the protein MGEFLGLLGGVGLLLVMYSATRRPARAVRRQSGLTVRRNQLLTDAGLAGVSSAQLWLIQGVCALFAGIVILLLTAAVAISAIFAVFGFFVPDMLVRRLHEKRRADLREVWPEAADHLASAVRAGLSIPEALSALSTRGPEPLRAAFAQFGADYRASGRFVDCLDMLKARLADPVGDRICETLRVTREVGGTELGTVLRTLSQFLREDARVRAELDSRKQTTVNGARLAVAAPWLVLLLLGTQSTTLQAYDTPLGLAVLIGGAVVCVLAYRLMVRIGRLPSEQRVLR from the coding sequence ATGGGTGAGTTTCTGGGCTTGCTCGGTGGCGTGGGCCTCCTGCTTGTCATGTACAGCGCCACTCGGCGACCGGCTCGGGCCGTCCGCCGCCAGAGCGGCCTGACCGTTCGACGCAACCAGCTGCTTACGGACGCGGGTCTGGCAGGTGTGAGCAGTGCTCAGCTGTGGTTGATTCAAGGGGTGTGCGCGCTGTTCGCAGGGATCGTGATCCTGTTGCTGACGGCCGCCGTCGCGATAAGTGCGATCTTCGCTGTATTCGGGTTTTTCGTTCCGGACATGCTGGTAAGACGTCTGCATGAGAAGCGGCGCGCGGATCTACGCGAGGTGTGGCCCGAAGCCGCGGACCATCTGGCGTCTGCCGTCCGCGCCGGGTTGTCCATCCCCGAGGCGTTGTCGGCGCTGTCGACGCGTGGACCCGAACCATTGCGCGCGGCGTTCGCTCAGTTCGGTGCCGACTACCGGGCCAGCGGACGGTTCGTTGACTGCCTCGACATGCTCAAGGCGCGGCTGGCCGACCCGGTTGGCGATCGCATCTGCGAGACGTTGCGGGTGACTCGTGAGGTCGGCGGCACGGAGTTGGGCACTGTGCTGCGCACGCTCAGTCAGTTTCTGCGTGAAGATGCGCGCGTGCGCGCGGAACTCGATAGCCGAAAGCAGACGACTGTCAACGGTGCGCGGCTGGCAGTTGCCGCGCCGTGGTTAGTGCTGTTGTTGCTTGGTACCCAGTCGACCACACTCCAGGCGTACGACACGCCGCTCGGTCTTGCTGTACTCATCGGCGGCGCGGTCGTCTGCGTCCTCGCGTACCGGTTGATGGTCCGGATCGGAAGACTGCCCTCAGAGCAGCGAGTTCTGCGATGA
- a CDS encoding type II secretion system F family protein has product MSPLLIGAIIGALFAIGLLIIVFSSPPARPVKLEDRIAPYLREAPKPSALLAGTPASLPGAARRILLPRARSLSKVIDRWVGGSGSVRRRLRALDSAQTIEDFRLEQTVWASLGLVAGAVAGVAMTFVSPKFELVSVVLFAIGGAIGGLFGRDWWLSRQVRSREERILAEFPVVADLLALSVTAGEGPAGAIDRVSRLVGGELGQSLQGALAKVRTGMPLTEALEEFAKFSSLEPLTRFIDGIVIALERGTPLADVLRAQAVDVRENGKRRLLESGGRKELAMMVPVVFLLLPTTVIFALFPGLFAIVELSQ; this is encoded by the coding sequence ATGAGTCCGCTATTGATCGGCGCGATTATTGGCGCGCTGTTTGCGATTGGCCTTCTGATCATCGTATTCAGTTCCCCACCGGCGCGACCGGTCAAACTTGAGGACCGCATCGCGCCGTACCTGCGTGAGGCGCCTAAGCCATCGGCGTTGTTGGCCGGCACTCCAGCGAGTCTGCCCGGCGCCGCGCGGAGAATTCTCCTACCACGCGCACGTTCTTTGTCGAAGGTGATCGACCGGTGGGTCGGCGGTTCGGGCTCGGTCAGACGGCGACTTCGCGCGTTGGACAGCGCGCAGACAATCGAGGATTTCAGGCTCGAGCAAACTGTCTGGGCGAGCCTTGGGCTCGTGGCCGGAGCGGTCGCCGGCGTAGCGATGACATTTGTGAGCCCGAAGTTCGAACTCGTATCGGTGGTGCTGTTCGCCATTGGCGGTGCGATTGGCGGACTGTTCGGTCGAGATTGGTGGCTCAGCCGGCAGGTACGGAGTCGCGAAGAGCGGATATTGGCCGAATTCCCTGTCGTCGCAGACCTTCTGGCGTTGTCGGTGACGGCCGGGGAAGGTCCGGCGGGCGCGATAGATCGAGTGTCGAGGCTAGTCGGTGGTGAGCTGGGTCAGTCCCTGCAAGGCGCGCTCGCAAAGGTCCGCACCGGGATGCCTTTGACCGAGGCACTTGAGGAGTTCGCGAAGTTCAGCAGTCTCGAACCGCTGACCCGCTTTATCGATGGGATCGTCATCGCGCTCGAACGAGGCACGCCTCTGGCCGATGTGCTGCGGGCGCAGGCAGTCGACGTACGCGAGAACGGCAAACGGCGACTGCTCGAGTCGGGCGGACGCAAGGAGCTCGCGATGATGGTGCCGGTCGTATTTCTGCTACTTCCAACGACGGTCATTTTTGCTTTGTTTCCAGGCCTTTTCGCGATTGTCGAGCTGTCGCAATGA
- a CDS encoding TadE/TadG family type IV pilus assembly protein has protein sequence MCRPRGDSGNVAEFSLVAVLLVAIFLVVLQVGIYIHERNVMAASVQAAARYAANANVTSLAGGQRATKLISEALSEQAASGLTCTVDEEVGDGGLIVVVVRCVGSIPTVVTAVGNVLPIDVTGRAVKEGAQ, from the coding sequence GTGTGCCGACCGCGCGGGGACTCTGGCAACGTCGCGGAGTTCAGCCTCGTCGCGGTACTGCTTGTCGCGATCTTTCTCGTCGTGCTTCAGGTCGGTATCTATATCCACGAACGCAACGTCATGGCCGCAAGTGTGCAGGCGGCCGCACGGTACGCCGCCAACGCCAACGTGACGTCACTCGCGGGCGGACAGCGCGCGACGAAGCTGATTTCTGAGGCCCTCTCCGAACAGGCAGCTAGTGGCTTGACGTGCACCGTCGACGAAGAAGTTGGTGACGGGGGATTGATCGTGGTGGTGGTGCGCTGCGTCGGGAGCATTCCCACTGTCGTCACGGCGGTTGGCAATGTGCTGCCGATTGACGTGACAGGGCGCGCGGTCAAGGAAGGCGCGCAATGA
- a CDS encoding pilus assembly protein TadG-related protein: protein MTPFATPTGDRGSTIPLMLGFFMVAGLLLTGGITASAAFLAQRDLQSACDGAAIAGASGFVRTTGESTADIAFDETLAGNAIAQYAVDAWGTDAVDIQVDVDGTRVIVTCARVVHVPFEALFAPGGINRTATSSADAPIIG, encoded by the coding sequence ATGACGCCCTTCGCAACCCCGACCGGTGACCGGGGCTCGACCATTCCGCTGATGCTCGGGTTCTTCATGGTCGCCGGGCTGCTATTGACCGGTGGTATCACTGCGTCGGCGGCGTTCCTCGCGCAGCGTGACCTGCAGTCGGCATGCGATGGCGCGGCGATCGCGGGCGCCAGCGGATTTGTTCGGACGACAGGCGAGTCCACCGCGGATATCGCATTCGACGAGACGCTAGCCGGAAACGCGATTGCCCAGTACGCCGTCGACGCATGGGGGACCGATGCCGTCGACATCCAGGTAGATGTCGACGGCACGAGAGTCATCGTGACCTGCGCCCGCGTCGTACACGTGCCGTTCGAGGCGCTGTTCGCGCCGGGCGGCATTAACCGTACGGCGACCTCGTCCGCGGACGCGCCGATTATCGGCTAG